The [Eubacterium] siraeum genome contains a region encoding:
- a CDS encoding diguanylate cyclase: protein MKIKSLLITVLACFVIIPSVAFACIADVEMNKLAMKNYKQTAQSMAENQTYNISEYFRIISASAKQIADNPDILSFDKEKNPTTTDALSIYSNIASADNPNVRIDRIMIVNKSDFRPVVGTNEDFNDLTRDDVLYGTLKKICARKDGEVTFYTPDVYTNFNEGDKEKNDPLFPGKTANGLRLVVKYSVGDYYIVTFFNNTALKSFATSSQFANNSKLVLIDPNGSIMHDSYIGNTSDKKNSAYLKFTEAAQTGSAVEVDNFKGTDSGVIPTISFTSKMPTINEGEEGNWTLAIIAETDKAYTLSGEAMGAIVGMIVLVAIIFTAGAIVLVFIITKPIKVIEETLVKVHRGDHEARINVIANNEYGQIARTFNDLIDDIVVSEGRYRTIIEMSDNIIFEWNFKSNDVFFSNNFNKKFSYRAPSDHFGDSFLLKVKVHPEDNDRYHKDLEKLSKGEEFEGNEYRWKNIYGDYIWILMRTATIRDRDGNIAKIVGVIVDIDRAKKSEKLLTERASYDSLTGLYNRESIERTIDNEIELINVRKSEVAILFIDVDDFKIYNDKYSHATGDQVLKFVANTINFVIKGFGTAGRYGGDEFVACVRNIETNEPTRVARDILSGLKEGFTSDNGDKLSVNASIGISIIKDSSMHVDEIIGMADDAMYKIKKNGKSNFGILNKEMVERPVPDKVDEEDVIGGSNSNNIGDSVAPDTANDTAEQQQ from the coding sequence ATGAAAATCAAGAGCTTACTGATCACGGTACTTGCGTGCTTTGTAATCATTCCGTCTGTTGCATTTGCTTGTATCGCAGATGTTGAGATGAATAAACTTGCCATGAAGAATTACAAGCAGACAGCGCAATCTATGGCTGAAAATCAGACATATAACATATCGGAGTATTTCCGTATAATTTCGGCGAGTGCAAAGCAGATAGCCGACAATCCGGATATACTGAGCTTCGACAAGGAAAAAAATCCTACAACTACAGACGCTTTGTCTATTTATTCAAATATAGCTTCTGCCGACAATCCAAATGTCAGAATCGACAGAATTATGATTGTCAACAAGAGCGACTTCAGACCCGTTGTCGGAACAAACGAAGATTTTAACGATCTTACCAGAGATGACGTGCTGTACGGTACTCTCAAAAAAATATGTGCAAGAAAAGACGGAGAGGTTACATTCTATACTCCCGATGTATATACAAACTTCAATGAAGGCGACAAGGAAAAGAACGATCCTCTCTTCCCCGGAAAAACAGCAAACGGCCTGCGACTTGTGGTAAAGTATTCAGTCGGCGACTATTATATAGTAACATTCTTCAATAACACTGCCCTCAAGTCATTCGCAACCTCTTCTCAGTTTGCAAACAACAGTAAGCTGGTACTGATAGATCCTAACGGCTCGATTATGCACGACAGCTACATAGGCAATACTTCGGACAAGAAGAACAGCGCTTATCTCAAGTTTACGGAAGCCGCACAGACCGGCTCTGCTGTCGAGGTCGACAACTTCAAGGGTACAGACAGCGGTGTTATTCCCACAATCAGCTTTACTTCAAAGATGCCTACCATAAATGAAGGCGAAGAAGGCAACTGGACGCTTGCGATAATTGCAGAAACCGATAAGGCATATACCTTGTCGGGTGAAGCGATGGGTGCCATTGTCGGCATGATAGTATTAGTTGCGATTATTTTCACAGCAGGTGCAATCGTACTGGTATTCATTATAACAAAGCCTATCAAGGTTATCGAAGAAACGCTTGTAAAGGTACACAGAGGCGACCACGAGGCAAGAATCAACGTTATCGCAAACAACGAGTATGGTCAGATTGCCCGTACATTCAACGATCTTATAGATGATATTGTTGTAAGTGAAGGAAGATACCGTACTATTATCGAAATGTCGGATAACATAATCTTTGAGTGGAATTTCAAGTCTAACGATGTATTCTTCTCAAATAACTTCAACAAGAAGTTCAGCTACCGTGCCCCCTCCGACCACTTCGGTGACAGCTTCCTTCTTAAAGTTAAGGTTCATCCTGAGGACAACGACCGTTATCACAAGGATCTCGAAAAGCTGTCAAAGGGCGAGGAATTCGAAGGCAACGAATATCGCTGGAAGAACATCTACGGCGACTATATATGGATACTTATGCGTACTGCAACTATCCGTGACAGAGATGGAAACATTGCTAAGATTGTCGGCGTTATCGTTGATATTGACCGTGCAAAGAAGAGTGAAAAACTCCTTACGGAAAGAGCAAGCTACGACAGCCTTACCGGTCTTTATAACCGTGAATCCATCGAGCGTACCATTGATAATGAGATCGAGCTTATCAATGTCCGCAAGAGCGAGGTGGCAATTCTGTTCATTGACGTTGATGACTTCAAGATTTACAACGACAAATACAGCCACGCTACCGGTGATCAGGTACTGAAATTCGTTGCAAATACAATCAATTTTGTAATCAAGGGATTCGGTACTGCGGGCCGTTACGGCGGTGATGAATTTGTAGCCTGCGTAAGAAACATTGAAACAAACGAGCCTACAAGAGTAGCCCGTGATATTCTGTCGGGACTTAAGGAAGGCTTTACATCGGATAACGGCGACAAGCTCAGCGTCAATGCAAGTATCGGTATTTCAATCATCAAGGATTCTTCGATGCACGTTGATGAGATAATCGGTATGGCTGACGATGCAATGTACAAAATCAAGAAGAACGGTAAGTCGAACTTCGGTATTCTCAACAAGGAAATGGTTGAAAGACCCGTTCCTGACAAGGTTGACGAGGAAGACGTTATCGGCGGAAGCAATAGCAACAATATCGGTGATTCCGTTGCTCCTGATACAGCTAATGATACTGCAGAACAGCAGCAGTAA
- a CDS encoding RNA-guided endonuclease TnpB family protein: MVCNKVVKIALICDQIDKDGKDVNYNDIYKLLWDLQKQTREAKNKVIRLCWEWSGYSSEYFKTHEEYPKDKEIFGISLRGYLYDRIKGDYNLYSGNLSQSAEIAYKEYKNSLKDVLRGDKSIINYRENQPLDIKNKAIQLLYENDNFFVRVALINKDKQKELNFKDCSVRFKLLVKDDSTRTILERCFDEVYTITASKIMYNKKKKQWYINLGYKFTKEIDKTLDKDRILGVDLGVINPLVASVYGSYDRLIIGGGEIDKFRKRVEANKVQMLKQGKYCGDGRIGHGVNTRNKPAYNIEDKISRFRDTVNHKYSKAVVDYAVKNNCGTIQMEDLKGITQNKNERYLKNWTYFDLQTKIEYKAKALGIEVKYKNPKYTSQRCSKCGHIAEENRPEQKTFKCVKCGFKVNADYNASQNLAIKDIDKIIEQYYNKG; encoded by the coding sequence ATGGTTTGTAATAAAGTTGTAAAGATAGCGTTGATATGTGACCAGATTGACAAAGATGGAAAAGATGTCAATTATAATGACATATACAAATTGCTCTGGGATCTGCAAAAACAGACGAGAGAAGCAAAAAACAAAGTAATAAGACTTTGTTGGGAATGGAGCGGTTATTCAAGTGAATATTTTAAAACACATGAAGAATATCCTAAAGATAAAGAAATATTCGGAATATCGTTGAGAGGTTATTTATATGACCGGATTAAAGGTGATTATAACCTTTACTCGGGTAATCTTTCGCAGTCGGCTGAAATAGCATATAAAGAATATAAAAATTCATTAAAAGACGTATTAAGAGGAGATAAGTCTATAATCAATTACAGAGAAAATCAACCTCTTGATATCAAGAACAAAGCAATACAGCTTTTATATGAAAATGACAATTTCTTTGTCAGAGTGGCATTAATCAATAAAGATAAACAAAAAGAACTGAATTTTAAAGATTGCAGTGTAAGATTCAAATTGCTTGTCAAAGACGACAGCACAAGAACTATTCTTGAAAGGTGCTTCGATGAAGTATATACTATCACCGCAAGTAAGATAATGTATAATAAGAAGAAAAAACAATGGTACATAAATCTTGGTTACAAATTTACAAAAGAAATTGACAAGACACTTGATAAAGACAGAATACTGGGAGTAGACTTAGGCGTTATAAATCCTTTGGTGGCTTCAGTTTACGGAAGTTATGACAGGCTTATTATAGGAGGCGGAGAAATTGATAAGTTCAGAAAAAGGGTTGAGGCAAATAAAGTCCAGATGCTGAAACAGGGTAAATATTGTGGTGATGGACGTATAGGTCACGGAGTAAACACTAGAAATAAACCTGCTTATAATATTGAGGATAAAATCAGCCGATTCAGAGATACGGTAAATCACAAATACAGTAAGGCTGTAGTCGATTACGCCGTGAAAAATAATTGCGGTACAATTCAGATGGAAGATTTGAAAGGTATTACACAAAATAAAAATGAGCGTTATCTTAAAAACTGGACTTATTTTGATTTGCAGACAAAAATAGAATACAAAGCAAAAGCGCTTGGGATAGAAGTAAAGTATAAAAATCCGAAATATACCAGTCAGCGTTGCAGTAAGTGCGGACATATAGCCGAAGAAAATCGTCCCGAACAGAAGACTTTCAAATGTGTAAAGTGTGGTTTCAAGGTTAATGCTGACTATAACGCAAGTCAAAATCTTGCAATTAAAGATATTGACAAGATAATCGAGCAGTATTATAATAAAGGTTGA
- a CDS encoding oligosaccharide flippase family protein has product MKIDQIKMGSLLSYLSLILGTVVSLVYTPIMIERLGQSEYGVYSIVLPMVSYLNLFSFGLGSAYTRFYTRYKEANDKYNMAKLNGMFLVIYSLLGVLVLIVGFTIAANPRLAFGQKLTEEEIELAVRLMYIMTVTAAVSFPLSVFESNTMVNERYIFLKLLAIVKSVINPLLIIPLLMIGLRSEAIAYMSLAFTLFSGLLNIIYCNKKLAIRFYFRDFDFKLLKSMFKFTGWVFVGIVVDQLNWSVDKLLLAWMHGSNEVATYNVASQLNIYYMSMATTFSGILTPRVHQMVANKVPDKQISDLFIRVGRFQFTILTMILFGFVAVGYPFVLLWAGEANANAFVIALLLFIPTILPSIQNLGIEILRAKNMHKFRSLVYVLVAVLNIVISIPLCALFGAVGVAIGTAIPVFIGNGLIMNWYYNKYIGLDIPRFWRRITALLPSLVVPAIAAILIACLAHASGYLGILFWGVIYVVIFIVSVWLIGLTPREKEIVTSPLKRIIYKILSKLLRL; this is encoded by the coding sequence ATGAAAATTGATCAGATAAAAATGGGCTCGCTCCTCTCATATCTGTCGCTGATACTGGGTACGGTTGTTTCGCTTGTCTACACGCCTATAATGATAGAAAGGCTCGGACAAAGCGAATACGGCGTTTACTCCATAGTTCTTCCTATGGTATCGTATCTGAATCTTTTCAGCTTCGGTCTGGGCAGTGCGTACACAAGATTCTATACAAGATACAAGGAAGCGAACGACAAATACAATATGGCAAAGCTGAACGGTATGTTCCTTGTCATATACTCCCTGCTCGGCGTACTTGTGCTGATAGTCGGATTTACGATAGCCGCAAATCCCCGTCTGGCATTCGGTCAGAAGCTGACAGAAGAGGAGATAGAGCTTGCCGTAAGACTTATGTATATTATGACCGTCACAGCGGCGGTCAGCTTTCCGCTTAGCGTATTTGAATCGAATACTATGGTCAACGAGCGGTACATTTTTCTTAAACTGCTTGCCATAGTAAAGTCGGTAATCAACCCCCTGCTTATAATACCCCTTCTGATGATAGGGCTTCGCTCTGAGGCTATAGCGTATATGAGCCTTGCGTTCACGCTGTTTTCGGGCTTGCTGAATATCATATACTGCAACAAAAAGCTTGCTATACGGTTTTATTTCCGTGACTTTGATTTCAAGCTACTCAAATCAATGTTCAAGTTCACAGGCTGGGTATTTGTCGGCATTGTGGTCGATCAGCTGAACTGGAGCGTCGATAAGCTCCTGCTTGCATGGATGCACGGCTCAAACGAGGTAGCGACCTACAACGTAGCTTCACAGCTCAACATCTACTATATGTCTATGGCTACCACGTTTTCGGGAATACTCACCCCCAGAGTTCATCAGATGGTGGCAAATAAAGTCCCCGACAAGCAGATAAGCGATCTGTTTATCCGTGTCGGACGTTTTCAGTTTACCATCCTCACAATGATTCTGTTCGGATTCGTGGCGGTAGGCTATCCCTTCGTTCTTCTGTGGGCGGGTGAAGCCAACGCAAACGCATTTGTTATTGCGCTTTTGCTGTTCATACCGACTATTCTTCCGAGTATTCAGAATCTCGGCATCGAAATTCTGCGAGCAAAAAATATGCACAAATTCCGCTCGCTTGTATATGTGCTTGTCGCCGTGCTTAATATAGTGATAAGTATACCGCTGTGCGCCCTGTTCGGCGCCGTCGGTGTGGCGATAGGTACGGCTATCCCTGTTTTTATCGGCAACGGACTTATAATGAACTGGTATTACAATAAATATATCGGACTTGATATTCCGAGATTCTGGAGGAGGATTACAGCGCTTCTTCCATCGCTTGTCGTTCCTGCGATAGCGGCGATACTGATTGCCTGCCTTGCTCACGCTTCGGGCTATCTCGGAATACTGTTCTGGGGCGTTATCTACGTTGTGATATTTATAGTATCGGTATGGCTTATAGGACTTACTCCGAGAGAGAAGGAGATTGTAACTTCTCCGCTTAAACGCATAATATATAAGATATTATCAAAGTTACTCAGATTATAA